TCGGCGCCGACGATTATATTTCAAAACCGTTTAACCCTCTTGAACTTATGGCGAGGGTTAAATCTCAAATGCGCCGTTATACTTCCCTCGGCAGTATAGCTGAAAAGAGCAATATAATTAAGATAGGAGATCTGGAGCTTGACAAAGACGCTAAAGAGGTTCGTGTTTCAAACGAACAGGTAAAACTGACTGCAACAGAATACGGAATATTATTACTGCTTATGGAAAATGCGGGAAAAGTTTTTTCTATTGACGAAATTTATGAAAAAGTTTGGAACGAACTTTCTTTTGCCCCTGAAAATACCGTATCTGTACATATACGCAGAATCCGTGAAAAAATTGAAATTAACCCAAAAGAACCGAAATATTTAAAGGTGGTGTGGGGAATTGGATACAAAATTGAAAAAATCTAATTTCTATTCAAAAGGAATGAAGGCCATGGCTGTCGCTATGTGCCTTATTTTTACAGTTTTAGGTTCAATAAGCTTTTTTGGAATTGTGTGGGCAACAGACAGGTTTTCTTATACATATGGAGCGCCGTATGAAGGGAATGATGTGGAATACACATCTACAAGCGCATTTGCATATGAGTTTACAAATCTTATTGACGAAGCTGTTGATGTGAATATTGTATATAAAAGCGAGGGAAATGTCAGAGAAGGCAACGCCGTTAATGAGGAAGAGCTTTTAAGATCCTTTAAAAATTACTATAATATAGCAGACGGTATCATAACTTCGAGTACAGACATAAGCGACGACTATACTGTTGTTATAACGGATCCCGGAGCTATACCTGAAGATTTGATGTATAACTTCTATGAGTATTCCGACTTGGTAAGCACGAAACTTAGGGGATACAGGAATGTTTATATACAAAGCCAGCTAGATTCGTATATATCAATGAAAAAGAATTTAGACAGCTTTAAAAATTTCTTTTATTATATTGAAAACAGCGACGGATCAAGGGTTGCGGGAAACTGCGACAAAAATTCGATAACGGATGCCAGCCAGTATATTATACTGAGCGGCGAATTTTTATCCGACAAGATGAATTATTACACAGGCTACAACAACTCTGTTATTGCGGACGGAGGATACGTTTTATACGCGGGGATACCGGATACTTTTTCGCCGGGAGATGCGTTTTATGATGAACAGCGCGAGTTTACCGTAAGAAAGGAAATGTTTCCTATTTTCATTGCAGGGCTGATTATAAGCTGTTTTGCAGTAATTATACTTATCGTATATCTTGCGCGCGTTTCGGGGCAGGAAGAAAAAGGAGGTGCGGTATACCTAAGGACTGTAGACAGTATTTATAATGACGTTCATATATGGCTTATAATAATAGGAGGAATGTTCTCCGTTTTCTTAGGCCTAATGCTTTTTGGCGCTTTGCTGTATACATATGAAATGCTGTGGTATCTATGCTTATGCGCCGTACTTACAATTTTAGCCGTTATTGATATGGCTGTGCTTTTAAGTTATATATGTTCTGTTTCAAGGCAGATTAAAGCCAAGAGGTTTTTGTATAATACGCTTGTAGCGGCTCTGTTAAGACGTATAGGCGAAACGCTGGGAGGAAAAAGCTTAACAGGTTGGGTGATCACGCTTCTTGTTTTATACACTGTCGTCTGTATATTCCTTTCAAGTCTTGCAAGGTATGAGGGCGTGTTTATGTTAATGCTTATGGTGTTTGTAACAGTGTCCGTGATAGTACTTATAAGAAATATGGAGTCATTGGTTGCTATAATAAAAGCGGCAAAATATGCTTCTCGGGGCGAGTATAAGAACATTGACGTCAAAAAAATATCATCTACGTTTTCAGCTTTTGCAATAGATATTAACAACATACAGGCCGGATTGCAGGAGTCTATACAAGAGGCGGTAAAAGGCGAAAGGATGAAAGCGGATCTTATTACAAATGTTTCTCATGATTTAAAAACGCCGCTGACATCTATAATAACATATGTCGATTTATTAAAACGGGAAAAGCTTGATAACGATATTGCCGAAGGTTATGTCGACGTGCTTGTTGACAAAAGCCAAAGGCTTAAGCAATTGATTGAGGATTTAATCGAGGCAAGCAAGGCCTCGAGCGGAAACCTGCCTGTGGACAAAACCAGAATAAACTTGAAAGACCTGATATTGCAGGCCTGCGGCGAATTTGAAGAGAGAGCGGAAGCCATAGGGCTTGAGTTTAGGATTTCGTCGGACGGGAATGTATTTGTGGAAGCCGACGGCAAGCACATGTGGAGGATATATGAAAATCTACTTTCAAACGTCATTAAATATGCAATGCCGAATTCGAGGGTATACATTGATATTTATGAAGACAGGAATTTTGGGACTATGATAATGAAAAATGTATCGCATGACGAAATAAAAGTTAACGTTGAAAATCTTGCGGAAAGATTTACAAGGGGAGATTCATCAAGAACTACAGAAGGTTCGGGCCTCGGCCTTTCCATTGCAAAAAGTTTAACGGTGCTTCAGGGTGGAAAATTCGGACTTTCGGTTGACGGGGATATGTTTAAAGTTAAAATTGATATGCCTGCTTGGAAGGAACATACTGATGAGAAGGAAAGCGAAATAAAGGTTGTGATGCCTGAAAGCTCGAATAAAAAGTTTAAGATTTCACCAAGAAGGGCTCCCGGGAGAGAGGCTATACGCCAAAGGCTTTTTAGCCTCACGGAACTTAGTAAAAAAGAAAACAAAACGGATGAAGCAGGGGAAGCCTTTGAAGAGGAAAGTAAATGTACAGAACCGAAAAACATGAATGAACAAAATAAAGACGATACTACCGATAAGCTGCAGTAATCTGCGGCTTATTTTTTATTTAATTTAATTAATAACGTAACTTGCGCACTTATACATTTAAGAAGTTTTGAATGTTTGAATAAAGCTTATATACATATGGTTTTGGTAAGTTTCGATTTATGGAATGTAAAGCTTAAAAGATTTATAGATTGTGCATATAACTTATGTTTGCAAGGGAATTCGTGCCTAACAAGGAAAAATTTCCGCATTTTGGCGTTGCATATGCTTGCCGCCGCTGCGCCTGTGCGTATGCTCATTGAACAGCAAAAAAATTTCCGCGTTGCGAGAGGTCGGATGGTTTTAACAGTGTATGCTATTGTAAACCGAAGCTAACCGCGTTATATGCGTTAAAAATATTTTGCGCGTATGTAGCCATTATCATAAAAG
This genomic window from Anaerotignum faecicola contains:
- a CDS encoding response regulator transcription factor codes for the protein MFNILVCDDDKSIVDAIEIYLVQEKYNVLKAYDGYEALKILEENEVHLILMDVMMPKMDGLKATIKIRETQNIPIIILSAKSEDTDKILGLNFGADDYISKPFNPLELMARVKSQMRRYTSLGSIAEKSNIIKIGDLELDKDAKEVRVSNEQVKLTATEYGILLLLMENAGKVFSIDEIYEKVWNELSFAPENTVSVHIRRIREKIEINPKEPKYLKVVWGIGYKIEKI
- a CDS encoding HAMP domain-containing histidine kinase, whose protein sequence is MDTKLKKSNFYSKGMKAMAVAMCLIFTVLGSISFFGIVWATDRFSYTYGAPYEGNDVEYTSTSAFAYEFTNLIDEAVDVNIVYKSEGNVREGNAVNEEELLRSFKNYYNIADGIITSSTDISDDYTVVITDPGAIPEDLMYNFYEYSDLVSTKLRGYRNVYIQSQLDSYISMKKNLDSFKNFFYYIENSDGSRVAGNCDKNSITDASQYIILSGEFLSDKMNYYTGYNNSVIADGGYVLYAGIPDTFSPGDAFYDEQREFTVRKEMFPIFIAGLIISCFAVIILIVYLARVSGQEEKGGAVYLRTVDSIYNDVHIWLIIIGGMFSVFLGLMLFGALLYTYEMLWYLCLCAVLTILAVIDMAVLLSYICSVSRQIKAKRFLYNTLVAALLRRIGETLGGKSLTGWVITLLVLYTVVCIFLSSLARYEGVFMLMLMVFVTVSVIVLIRNMESLVAIIKAAKYASRGEYKNIDVKKISSTFSAFAIDINNIQAGLQESIQEAVKGERMKADLITNVSHDLKTPLTSIITYVDLLKREKLDNDIAEGYVDVLVDKSQRLKQLIEDLIEASKASSGNLPVDKTRINLKDLILQACGEFEERAEAIGLEFRISSDGNVFVEADGKHMWRIYENLLSNVIKYAMPNSRVYIDIYEDRNFGTMIMKNVSHDEIKVNVENLAERFTRGDSSRTTEGSGLGLSIAKSLTVLQGGKFGLSVDGDMFKVKIDMPAWKEHTDEKESEIKVVMPESSNKKFKISPRRAPGREAIRQRLFSLTELSKKENKTDEAGEAFEEESKCTEPKNMNEQNKDDTTDKLQ